The Vibrio syngnathi DNA window ACACAACCAGCATACAAACGTTAACGATGACGGGATAATAAGTTAGCCAGCCGTGCTGTTTGAAGGTTAACCCTAATGCCAACAGAACAATCCCCGCACTTCCGCTGATCCAAGCTAGGTGTTTTAGCTCTTTGATTTTAGCCTGACCACCTGTGAAAATGCGGACAGCAAAAATAGCGGCTAAGACGATACCAACGGTTTGTAGGCCAAACTTGTTGAGTCCAAAGTAAACCGCTATTGGATAAGTGAAAAGTATGATTGCCGACAATAAAGTCAGCAGAGGACGCATTATGCGTCCTTCAATAGTTCAACCACAGACTCCACAACGTCATTAACGGTGCGTACTGCTTTGAACTCTTCAGGTTTGATCTTCTTACCCGTGACGTTCTGTAAGTGAACGACCAAATCAACGGCATCAATGCTGTCTAGGTCGAGATCGAGATAAAGGTGTGCTTCTGGAGTGATATCTTCAGCATCAAGCTCAAACAGCTCGATAAGCGCATCTTTAACCTGGTTGAATACTTCTTGTTGGTTCGCTTGTGTCATAAAGATCTGTCTAGTTGTTCGTTTTAGATGAGATGTAGTTAGCTAGGTTTTCAACCGATGCAAAATGCTGGCGAGTGTTTGAATCGTCGGCATCGATAACAATGTTGTACTTTTTCTTGATAGCAAGGCCAAGCTCAAGGGCATCAATAGAATCTAACCCAAGTCCATCACCAAAAAGTGGTGCTTCCGTCTCAATTTCATCAATGCTCATGTCTTCAAGGTT harbors:
- a CDS encoding septation protein IspZ is translated as MRPLLTLLSAIILFTYPIAVYFGLNKFGLQTVGIVLAAIFAVRIFTGGQAKIKELKHLAWISGSAGIVLLALGLTFKQHGWLTYYPVIVNVCMLVVFASSLWQPQTIIERLARLQEPELPQSGVDYTRKVTKVWCFFFVINGSIALYTCFQPLEIWTLYNGLLSYLFAGLLFAGEWVVRQRIRQS
- a CDS encoding acyl carrier protein, with product MTQANQQEVFNQVKDALIELFELDAEDITPEAHLYLDLDLDSIDAVDLVVHLQNVTGKKIKPEEFKAVRTVNDVVESVVELLKDA
- a CDS encoding phosphopantetheine-binding protein, with amino-acid sequence METLHNELKQLIIDALNLEDMSIDEIETEAPLFGDGLGLDSIDALELGLAIKKKYNIVIDADDSNTRQHFASVENLANYISSKTNN